ACCCGGGTCGTTGTGCTGTGCCGTCTTCCCGCCTGCGCCAGGGACCTGCCCGACTCAGTGGTGAGGGCCCTGGCGGCACCGGCTCCACGGGCCCGGGGCGGCGGGCGGCCTGCGGCCGGCCGGAGGAGGCGGGGCGGCGGCGGCACGCCCCTGGGCGGGGGCGGTGCCGGGGCGGGCCCGGGGTGTAGTCCGCCCCGCCGGCGGCGAGGGGCAGCGGAGACCGGGCCGAACCGCGGTCGGAGGGCATCCCCCGTGGGCCAGGGTATTCGCGAGCGGGACACCGCCGCAAAATGGCGGCCGCGAGCACGAAGCTGCGCCCTGCGAAATGGCGGGAGCGCCGAGTGCCCGGATGGAGTGGCGTGGGGCGCATGCGCGCGTGGgtggggccaggctggggctcCTCCCCGATTTCCCGTTGGAGTAGTGCGAGGGCGACACAACCCCGGTGCCAGCCCGAACGCCCCAAGTTTGGGTCCCAGTTACGTGCTGCCGGGCGCCTTCTGGCCTGTATTTCGGAGCCATTCAGCGTAGGCTACCAGCCTGTAAAGGGTCGGTATAAGCACCGCCCCGCTTTGATATCCCGGCGCAGAGTTCCCGCCCCGCCTGCACAGCGCCCTGCAGTGGACCAAGCACGTTGCCACTCCGCCCGCCCCGCGACGGTCGGGTTAGGAGTTAACCCCTCGCTGTTTGCAACGGGCAGAAACCAAGGTGCACTCAGCCAGTGACGATGGTGGCCGATGCCTGCTTTCAGGGTGTAGCCCTAAACGTCCCGTGAGGGCGTCCCCTGCCTGGAGTTTTGGGGCTCCACAGCCAGGCAACACTGAGTATTGCAGAACCGCAGTGTGGCCCCAGCTTtcagggacccccccccccccagtctgGGGAGCGGAGTTGGCCCAAACACAAAAGCGGCCAGGGACCCAAAGTGATAAAGGAATTAAGGGTTTGTTTGAATTAAGTCCTGGGTGTGGGCTTGGGATGGTTAAAGGGCAGAAAAATAGTTTCCCAGCGTTTCCCCCCGAAACATACGTTATTTGTATAAAGTAAAGTGTGGGGGGGGCGTTGAGTCTCAAAGCCCCTGCAGGACCTCTGAGGCTTTTGATGATGTTTGTCACAGGCCGCCATGGCATCAGATGAAGGCAAGCTTTTCGTCGGAGGGCTGAGTTTTGACACCAACGAGCAGTCACTGGAGCAGGTCTTCTCAAAATATGGACAGATCTCAGAAGGTGAGGCTGGTGCCAGACTGGTGGCTGAGTGGGGTTGCTCACGGGGAGGGCTGGGTGCTGACCGCGGGCCTCTCCCCTGCACAGTGGTGGTCGTGAAGGACAGGGAGACCCAGCGATCGAGGGGCTTTGGGTTTGTCACCTTTGAGAACATCGACGATGCCAAGGACGCCATGATGGCCATGAACGGGAAGGTGAGGGCCGGCTGCTCTGGGGTTCGGTGGGTCTGGGCTGCAGACCGAGGGCGGGAGGTGCAGAGGCTAACTGTGTCCATTTCTGGTCTCCAGTCTGTGGATGGGCGGCAGATCCGGGTCGACCAGGCTGGCAAATCGTCTGATAACCGATCCCGCGGGTACCGAGGTGGCTCTGTCGGGGGCCGGGGCTTCTTCCGCGGGGGCCGAGGTCGGGGCCGTGGGTTCTCCAGAGGTGAGTGCCACTTGCAGGGACAAGGTGGGGGCACTGCTGCAGAAGCTGACACTCACTTCTCCTTCCCGTCCCGTCTGTAGGAGGAGGGGACCGCGGCTACGGGGGGAGCCGGTTCGAGTCCAGGAGTGGGGGCTATGGAGGCT
This genomic interval from Phocoena sinus isolate mPhoSin1 chromosome 3, mPhoSin1.pri, whole genome shotgun sequence contains the following:
- the CIRBP gene encoding cold-inducible RNA-binding protein isoform X5; the protein is MASDEGKLFVGGLSFDTNEQSLEQVFSKYGQISEVVVVKDRETQRSRGFGFVTFENIDDAKDAMMAMNGKSVDGRQIRVDQAGKSSDNRSRGYRGGSVGGRGFFRGGRGRGRGFSRGGGDRGYGGSRFESRSGGYGGSRDYYSSRSQSGSCGDRSSGGSYRDSYDSYG
- the CIRBP gene encoding cold-inducible RNA-binding protein isoform X2 is translated as MASDEGKLFVGGLSFDTNEQSLEQVFSKYGQISEGEAGARLVAEWGCSRGGLGADRGPLPCTVVVVKDRETQRSRGFGFVTFENIDDAKDAMMAMNGKVRAGCSGVRWVWAADRGREVQRLTVSISGLQSVDGRQIRVDQAGKSSDNRSRGYRGGSVGGRGFFRGGRGRGRGFSRGGGDRGYGGSRFESRSGGYGGSRDYYSSRSQSGSCGDRSSGGSYRDSYDSYATHNE
- the CIRBP gene encoding cold-inducible RNA-binding protein isoform X3, whose translation is MASDEGKLFVGGLSFDTNEQSLEQVFSKYGQISEVVVVKDRETQRSRGFGFVTFENIDDAKDAMMAMNGKSVDGRQIRVDQAGKSSDNRSRGYRGGSVGGRGFFRGGRGRGRGFSRGGGDRGYGGSRFESRSGGYGGSRDYYSSRSQSGSCGDRSSGGSYRDSYDSYGKRRSKGLWWELSEPQCPLGSAQTRSLCLPRKGRDCPLGSRCQQPLLPQNVKAKPG
- the CIRBP gene encoding cold-inducible RNA-binding protein isoform X4, producing MASDEGKLFVGGLSFDTNEQSLEQVFSKYGQISEVVVVKDRETQRSRGFGFVTFENIDDAKDAMMAMNGKSVDGRQIRVDQAGKSSDNRSRGYRGGSVGGRGFFRGGRGRGRGFSRGGGDRGYGGSRFESRSGGYGGSRDYYSSRSQSGSCGDRSSGGSYRDSYDSYATHNE
- the CIRBP gene encoding cold-inducible RNA-binding protein isoform X1; translation: MASDEGKLFVGGLSFDTNEQSLEQVFSKYGQISEGEAGARLVAEWGCSRGGLGADRGPLPCTVVVVKDRETQRSRGFGFVTFENIDDAKDAMMAMNGKVRAGCSGVRWVWAADRGREVQRLTVSISGLQSVDGRQIRVDQAGKSSDNRSRGYRGGSVGGRGFFRGGRGRGRGFSRGGGDRGYGGSRFESRSGGYGGSRDYYSSRSQSGSCGDRSSGGSYRDSYDSYGKRRSKGLWWELSEPQCPLGSAQTRSLCLPRKGRDCPLGSRCQQPLLPQNVKAKPG